In Crinalium epipsammum PCC 9333, the following are encoded in one genomic region:
- a CDS encoding bifunctional cobalt-precorrin-7 (C(5))-methyltransferase/cobalt-precorrin-6B (C(15))-methyltransferase codes for MTVEPAFIHIVGIGLDGEAGLSDTVRQIVHQASLLVGSDRHLSYFPTHPAQRLILGDFNQAIAEISLRLEIDPKIIVILVSGDPLFFGLGRLLLTKLPAEKLIFHPQLSSVQLAFNKIKVSWQDARVISIHGRSLDELTKTLQQGSDKIAVLTDATNSPSAIAHLLESLDLASSYKFWVCENLGGEQEQIRCLPITEIKSQTFAALNVVVLLKDPAVTQPINLDNLPILGLPDSTFISFSDRPGLMTKREVRILILGELALQPEQIIWDIGAGTGSVSIEIARLCPNSRIYAIEKTSAGSTLIEQNCQRLQVENVTSVYGTAPDILANLPAPDRIFIGGSGGNLTEILDTCETALKNSGVLVLALATVEHQHTAMEWLRDRTWETNLLQVQLSRSVPIASLTRFSPLNPVTLITATRDIISGL; via the coding sequence ATGACGGTAGAACCAGCATTTATACATATCGTTGGTATTGGTTTAGATGGGGAAGCTGGGCTTAGTGATACTGTTAGACAGATTGTTCACCAAGCTAGTTTATTAGTAGGAAGCGATCGCCACTTAAGTTATTTTCCTACTCACCCAGCCCAACGTTTGATTTTGGGTGATTTTAATCAAGCAATTGCAGAAATTAGCCTACGGCTAGAAATTGACCCTAAAATTATCGTTATTTTAGTAAGTGGCGATCCGCTTTTTTTTGGTTTGGGGCGGTTGCTGTTAACAAAATTGCCTGCTGAAAAACTTATTTTTCATCCCCAGCTTAGTTCAGTTCAACTTGCTTTTAACAAAATTAAAGTATCTTGGCAAGATGCCCGCGTAATTAGTATTCATGGGCGTTCCTTAGATGAATTAACCAAAACATTGCAGCAAGGTAGCGATAAAATTGCTGTATTGACAGATGCTACTAATTCTCCTAGTGCGATCGCTCATTTGTTAGAATCTTTAGACTTAGCAAGTTCCTACAAATTCTGGGTTTGTGAAAACTTGGGAGGGGAACAAGAACAAATTCGCTGTTTACCTATAACAGAAATAAAATCGCAAACATTCGCAGCTTTAAATGTAGTAGTTTTGCTCAAAGATCCAGCAGTCACTCAACCAATAAATTTAGACAATTTACCGATACTAGGTTTACCTGATTCTACCTTTATTAGTTTTAGCGATCGCCCTGGTTTAATGACTAAGCGTGAAGTGCGTATTCTGATTTTAGGAGAACTCGCACTCCAACCTGAACAAATTATTTGGGATATTGGCGCTGGTACTGGTTCTGTATCTATAGAAATTGCTCGTTTATGTCCTAATTCTCGCATTTATGCGATTGAAAAAACATCTGCTGGTAGCACATTAATCGAGCAAAACTGTCAACGTCTACAAGTAGAAAATGTTACATCGGTTTATGGCACAGCACCGGATATTTTAGCTAATCTACCAGCACCAGACCGTATTTTTATTGGTGGTAGTGGTGGAAATTTAACAGAAATTTTAGATACCTGTGAAACTGCACTAAAGAATAGTGGTGTTTTGGTATTAGCTTTAGCTACTGTAGAACATCAGCATACAGCAATGGAATGGTTGCGCGATCGCACTTGGGAAACTAATTTATTACAAGTACAATTATCCCGTTCAGTTCCCATCGCATCTTTAACCCGTTTTTCCCCCCTAAATCCTGTAACACTTATCACTGCTACACGCGACATAATTAGTGGTCTATAA
- a CDS encoding DUF1868 domain-containing protein: MDENYQTYLNRVARQTLPVTYESLLQHIQESPKFQPHPNGGRKAVPFPGYTVITPPSEEDSTNSGIYQNLQNCQEQLLQQLPNLIVPIPASSFHLTLADLIWDSAYRDAVSHNPDFEVQLGSAIAKSFEQCKNSSTSGNPIRWQLLGLIVMPRAIGVSLAPKDEDAYERILQLRRAIYQNPSLIALRIEQQYLLNAHITLGYFGEISPDLDRDRLSQILSDLNNQWLDNPQELLVEQAELRKFDDMTKYYREQDYPVLEF, translated from the coding sequence TTGGACGAGAATTATCAAACTTATTTAAACAGAGTGGCACGGCAGACGCTACCCGTCACTTACGAATCACTATTACAACATATTCAGGAATCACCTAAATTTCAGCCACATCCCAATGGTGGCAGAAAAGCAGTACCTTTTCCTGGCTACACAGTAATAACCCCCCCTTCGGAGGAAGATTCAACAAATTCTGGAATTTACCAGAATTTACAAAATTGTCAAGAGCAGCTATTACAGCAGCTACCTAATTTAATTGTGCCTATACCTGCTTCTAGCTTTCATTTAACGTTGGCAGATTTAATTTGGGATAGCGCCTACCGTGATGCTGTTAGCCATAACCCTGATTTTGAAGTGCAATTGGGTTCCGCTATTGCTAAAAGTTTTGAACAGTGTAAAAATTCCTCTACCAGTGGCAATCCTATTCGCTGGCAACTGCTAGGGTTAATAGTTATGCCCCGCGCTATAGGCGTTAGTTTAGCACCCAAAGATGAAGATGCTTATGAAAGAATTTTGCAACTGCGACGAGCTATTTATCAAAATCCTAGTTTAATTGCCCTTCGGATTGAACAGCAATATCTCCTTAATGCTCATATCACGCTTGGGTATTTTGGGGAAATTTCACCGGATTTAGACCGCGATCGCCTCTCTCAAATTTTATCTGATCTCAATAACCAATGGTTAGATAACCCCCAAGAGTTATTAGTAGAACAGGCAGAGTTGCGAAAGTTTGACGATATGACCAAATACTATCGTGAACAGGATTACCCAGTTTTAGAGTTTTAA
- a CDS encoding cobalt-precorrin-8X methylmutase: MVIKRDALPLHPILLQSFAVIDREIGKHNFSADEYAIVRRAIHSTADFEFAQLIRFSNNAIESAIAAIQLGTPIITDVSMVKHGVSTLVSQTFNNPLISAVEQAQIALPGKTRTETGLLKCLEQFPDAIYVIGNAPTALLALCAELPSLAVQPAIVIGATVGFISVVESKSALAETSLPQIRIEGRKGGSPVAAAILNALMVLAWER; encoded by the coding sequence ATGGTTATTAAAAGAGACGCATTGCCCCTACATCCAATTCTGCTACAAAGTTTTGCAGTTATTGACCGAGAAATTGGGAAACATAATTTTAGTGCAGATGAATATGCTATTGTACGGCGGGCAATTCATAGTACGGCTGACTTTGAATTTGCCCAGCTTATACGGTTTAGCAATAATGCGATTGAAAGTGCGATCGCAGCTATTCAACTTGGTACGCCCATAATTACAGATGTCAGCATGGTTAAACATGGCGTTAGCACCTTGGTATCACAAACCTTTAATAACCCTTTAATTAGTGCAGTAGAACAAGCACAAATAGCATTACCTGGAAAAACTCGCACTGAAACAGGTTTACTTAAGTGTTTAGAACAATTTCCTGATGCTATTTATGTAATTGGAAATGCTCCCACTGCTTTATTAGCTCTTTGTGCTGAATTACCTTCTTTAGCTGTACAACCAGCAATAGTAATTGGTGCTACTGTTGGTTTTATTTCTGTAGTAGAATCAAAATCTGCATTAGCTGAGACATCTTTACCTCAAATTCGTATAGAAGGGCGCAAAGGTGGTTCTCCAGTAGCCGCAGCAATTCTTAATGCTTTGATGGTTTTAGCATGGGAACGATGA
- the holA gene encoding DNA polymerase III subunit delta — translation MSIYLYWGDDNFAISKAVDTLRGSVLDPNWASFNYDKISPEQTDAIILALNQAMTPAFGMGKRLVWLADTNVCQQCSEQLLAELERTLPAIPESAVLLLTSGNKPDRRLKSTKLLEKYAEIQEFSQIPPWKTELLVQQVRKAAQQVGVKLNNSAAELLAESVGNDTRQLYNELEKLQLYAGTTATINEQAVVALVNATTQNSLQLAAAIRQGKTVQALQLVSDLISHNEPTLRIVATLIGQFRTWLWVKIMMEDGERDEKAIASAAEISNPKRIYFLRQEIQAISSNQLTSTLPILLELEISLKRGADPMSTLQTKVIELCQIFHR, via the coding sequence ATGTCAATTTACCTCTATTGGGGAGATGATAACTTTGCGATTTCTAAAGCTGTTGATACCCTACGGGGATCAGTTCTCGATCCTAATTGGGCTAGCTTTAACTATGACAAAATCTCCCCAGAACAAACCGATGCTATTATCTTGGCTTTAAACCAAGCGATGACACCAGCTTTTGGCATGGGTAAGCGTTTGGTTTGGTTAGCGGATACTAATGTTTGCCAACAATGTTCTGAACAATTATTAGCTGAATTAGAGCGTACCTTACCAGCTATCCCTGAGTCTGCGGTATTGTTGCTGACTAGCGGCAATAAACCAGATCGTAGACTCAAATCTACTAAATTACTGGAAAAGTACGCAGAAATTCAGGAATTCTCCCAAATTCCTCCCTGGAAAACCGAATTATTAGTGCAACAAGTGCGGAAAGCCGCACAGCAAGTCGGTGTGAAACTTAATAATTCTGCTGCCGAACTTTTAGCTGAGTCTGTAGGTAATGATACTCGGCAGCTATACAATGAACTAGAAAAGTTACAGCTTTACGCGGGTACTACAGCAACTATTAACGAGCAAGCTGTGGTTGCTTTAGTTAATGCCACTACTCAAAATAGCTTACAGTTAGCCGCAGCTATCAGGCAGGGCAAAACTGTTCAAGCTTTGCAGCTAGTCTCTGATTTAATTAGTCATAATGAACCCACCTTGCGAATTGTTGCTACTTTAATCGGGCAGTTTCGCACTTGGTTATGGGTAAAGATTATGATGGAAGATGGAGAGAGAGACGAAAAAGCGATCGCATCAGCCGCCGAAATCAGTAACCCCAAGCGCATTTACTTTCTGCGCCAAGAAATTCAAGCTATTTCCTCAAACCAACTCACCTCCACGCTACCAATACTGCTAGAGTTAGAAATTAGCCTCAAACGAGGAGCAGATCCGATGTCAACCCTACAAACTAAAGTCATCGAACTGTGTCAAATCTTTCACCGATGA
- a CDS encoding DUF4168 domain-containing protein, whose product MMAYYNSPRNFNRNCASAVIVATLASVGLLSGIVPGLSGNSAKLVLSNSAYAQDVSKSELANYAKAVLAMEPLRLSAYDEIKKIVGSVPGIVCNQQQSLRGLPKNAQGIAANYCNQSKKIVESNDLTISRFNSLTVQIQSDSDLQKKVQNELIRLQRKSR is encoded by the coding sequence ATGATGGCTTACTACAACTCTCCTCGTAACTTCAATCGCAATTGCGCCTCTGCCGTAATCGTCGCCACTCTAGCTAGTGTTGGCTTACTATCCGGCATAGTACCTGGTTTATCTGGCAACTCCGCTAAGTTAGTTTTAAGTAATTCTGCTTACGCACAAGATGTAAGTAAGTCAGAATTAGCAAACTATGCTAAAGCTGTATTAGCAATGGAACCATTGCGTCTATCGGCATACGATGAAATCAAAAAAATCGTTGGTTCTGTACCTGGTATTGTTTGTAATCAACAACAAAGTCTCAGAGGTCTTCCTAAAAATGCCCAGGGAATTGCAGCTAATTACTGTAATCAATCAAAAAAAATTGTTGAAAGCAACGACTTAACTATTTCCCGTTTCAACAGCCTTACTGTTCAAATTCAATCTGATTCTGATTTACAAAAGAAAGTTCAAAATGAACTGATTCGGCTACAAAGAAAATCTCGCTAA
- a CDS encoding iron uptake porin codes for MKKYLGKLLLINSAMLLAYSFGLKPAVAESSQPSATSVNQNNLNLPSRSDTESTPKAVLDIALNNQDLKLSEQTSALKVEIEANQNLGQLQQVAQANPAIQQTDPVNSNNLEQIQRYSNDQQDNLGQVTNVSQFRDVQPSDWAYEALSRVVQTYGCLQGYPDGTYRGNRALSRYEFAAGLNACLRQIEALIARTPPGTTGGPAPSDLQALQRLREEFSTELATLGTRVNNLEGRTAFIEQRQFSTTTKLVGEAVFALTDGLGKNNNVETVLQDRVRIDFQTSFTGKDVLHTRLAASNANQTMVPDIDIAGVPGGTGEGTQTFNLTGGSAGNNIILDWLAYYLPLGNKFQAYVVAYGGIHSDYVLSTANPYLEDFTGANGALSHFAEENPIFSIGGGAGAGLSYKLSNALGISVGYLAGGNSNAAIPTQGNGLFDGDYAALAQLNLNPGGRFQLGLTYVNSYHTLGGPIFNLGGPSGQGRISGGTTGTVFANNPGTLLGVADNPVQANSYGVEASFQLSPRLAINSWFSYTKADILSVDKAEIWNYAVALAFPDLGKKGNLGGIIVGAEPYLGGFSNSPAPTNDIPLHIEGFYRYQLTDNVSITPGVIVLTALNQNQASDDVIIGTLRTTFRF; via the coding sequence ATGAAAAAATATTTGGGAAAACTATTGCTGATTAATTCAGCAATGTTATTAGCTTATTCATTTGGCTTAAAACCTGCTGTGGCTGAATCTAGCCAGCCTTCAGCAACAAGTGTTAATCAAAATAATTTAAATTTGCCAAGTCGGAGTGATACGGAGTCTACGCCGAAAGCCGTATTAGATATAGCTTTAAACAATCAAGACTTAAAGCTTAGTGAGCAAACTTCAGCCTTAAAAGTAGAAATTGAAGCTAATCAAAATCTAGGACAACTACAACAAGTAGCTCAAGCTAACCCCGCTATACAACAGACAGATCCTGTTAACAGCAACAATTTAGAACAAATCCAACGCTATAGCAACGATCAACAAGACAATCTAGGTCAAGTCACCAACGTTTCCCAATTTCGAGATGTGCAACCTTCTGACTGGGCTTATGAAGCACTTTCTCGCGTTGTACAAACTTACGGATGTTTGCAAGGATATCCCGATGGCACATATCGCGGCAACCGTGCCTTATCACGCTATGAATTTGCTGCTGGTTTAAATGCTTGTCTGAGACAAATTGAAGCTTTAATTGCGAGAACTCCACCAGGTACAACTGGTGGTCCTGCCCCAAGCGATTTACAAGCACTGCAACGGCTACGTGAAGAATTTAGTACAGAACTAGCAACTTTAGGTACACGGGTAAATAATCTAGAAGGTCGGACAGCTTTTATAGAACAACGTCAGTTTTCTACTACTACTAAATTAGTCGGTGAGGCAGTTTTTGCTCTTACTGATGGCTTAGGAAAAAACAACAACGTTGAAACCGTATTACAAGATCGTGTACGTATAGACTTTCAAACCAGCTTTACTGGTAAGGATGTATTACATACCCGTTTGGCAGCTAGCAATGCTAATCAAACAATGGTACCAGATATCGACATAGCTGGTGTACCAGGCGGTACGGGTGAAGGTACGCAAACTTTCAATCTAACTGGCGGTAGTGCTGGCAACAATATTATTCTTGACTGGTTAGCATACTACTTACCACTAGGAAATAAGTTTCAGGCTTATGTAGTCGCTTATGGCGGTATACATAGTGATTACGTTCTTTCAACAGCTAACCCTTACTTAGAGGACTTCACTGGAGCTAATGGCGCACTTTCTCATTTTGCTGAAGAAAATCCCATCTTTTCCATTGGTGGTGGCGCAGGTGCAGGACTCAGCTACAAACTTAGTAATGCTTTAGGAATAAGTGTAGGTTATTTGGCTGGTGGTAATTCTAATGCAGCTATTCCTACTCAAGGTAATGGCTTATTTGATGGTGACTATGCTGCTTTAGCGCAACTTAACTTGAATCCTGGGGGTAGGTTTCAGCTAGGCTTAACATACGTCAACAGCTATCATACCCTTGGAGGCCCAATCTTTAACCTTGGAGGTCCTTCTGGTCAAGGTAGGATAAGCGGTGGCACGACTGGTACGGTTTTTGCAAATAACCCAGGTACACTACTTGGTGTTGCTGACAACCCAGTACAAGCAAATTCTTACGGTGTAGAAGCTTCATTTCAACTTAGCCCCAGATTAGCAATTAATAGTTGGTTTAGTTACACCAAAGCAGATATCCTTTCTGTTGATAAAGCTGAGATTTGGAATTACGCTGTCGCTTTAGCTTTTCCTGATTTGGGTAAGAAGGGAAATCTTGGAGGTATTATCGTCGGTGCGGAACCTTATTTAGGAGGTTTCTCAAATAGCCCTGCACCAACTAATGATATTCCTTTGCATATTGAGGGTTTCTACAGATACCAATTGACTGATAATGTGTCAATTACCCCTGGTGTGATTGTGCTGACGGCTCTTAATCAAAATCAAGCTAGCGATGATGTAATTATTGGTACTCTCAGAACCACATTCCGCTTCTAG
- a CDS encoding CPBP family intramembrane glutamic endopeptidase codes for MVIFNQATAKWLSSLTAYPAILKILVFFISWALLWLPILIPLGLLLRSRSAKLFTADQKLPLLASLYLIAPLIVWGASWVEGVSFLDYGLQIQDLSFLLISVGLGLGLGVIGLVVVFAVQWKLGWVNWHWENREQLFQVLLPILLLGLWISTTEELIFRGFLQNELNQDYPVWVAGAIASLIFAVTHLLWERQETLPQLPGLWLMGMVLTLARWADGGSLWLACGLHAGWIWGLTCLDTAKMISYTGKASQWLTGVSEKPLAGASGLLCLLATAIMLLILKPYFV; via the coding sequence ATGGTGATCTTTAATCAGGCAACCGCCAAATGGCTGTCTTCATTGACAGCTTATCCAGCTATTTTGAAAATTTTGGTGTTTTTCATCAGTTGGGCATTGCTGTGGTTGCCGATATTGATACCTTTGGGATTACTACTGCGATCGCGTTCTGCTAAATTATTTACGGCAGATCAAAAACTGCCTTTACTTGCTTCTCTCTACCTAATTGCGCCCCTTATTGTTTGGGGGGCATCTTGGGTAGAGGGAGTATCTTTTTTAGATTATGGTCTACAAATACAAGATTTATCTTTCTTACTAATATCAGTAGGACTAGGCTTAGGCTTAGGAGTTATTGGTTTAGTAGTTGTATTTGCTGTGCAATGGAAACTGGGTTGGGTTAATTGGCATTGGGAAAATCGGGAGCAATTATTCCAGGTATTACTGCCAATATTATTGTTAGGGTTATGGATTAGTACCACAGAAGAGTTAATATTTCGTGGTTTTTTACAGAATGAGCTAAACCAAGATTATCCAGTTTGGGTAGCAGGTGCGATCGCTAGTTTAATATTTGCTGTTACACACCTGCTTTGGGAACGCCAAGAAACTTTGCCACAATTACCTGGTTTATGGTTGATGGGTATGGTACTCACTCTGGCACGTTGGGCAGATGGTGGTAGTTTATGGTTAGCTTGTGGACTCCATGCAGGCTGGATTTGGGGTTTAACTTGTCTGGATACGGCTAAGATGATTAGCTACACAGGCAAGGCTTCCCAATGGCTTACTGGGGTATCAGAAAAACCTTTAGCTGGTGCTAGTGGTTTACTTTGCTTACTAGCAACCGCAATAATGTTATTGATCCTCAAACCTTACTTTGTTTAA
- a CDS encoding class I SAM-dependent methyltransferase, translated as MTNKSFNKKQQFFDIWASRYDLIFTSVFYQAIHKRLLEYVQLPDYPNILDLGCGTGKLLDRLATHFPQLSGTGLDFSAEMLSQARQNNRHHPRLIYLQGDVEALPFVDGQFDAVFNTLSFIHYPNPEKVFSEVSRVLQPGGKFYLVDPIIKIKADTQQVPFSPGGIKFYSPEIRENFGRQAGLSCEGHYYLLGWILLTIFSCPKLTPLGLTH; from the coding sequence ATGACAAACAAATCTTTTAATAAAAAACAGCAATTTTTTGACATTTGGGCATCGAGATATGACTTAATTTTTACATCAGTTTTTTACCAAGCTATTCACAAACGGTTGCTTGAATATGTCCAGTTGCCCGATTATCCTAATATCCTTGATCTCGGCTGTGGTACTGGTAAACTACTTGATCGCCTTGCTACCCACTTTCCACAACTAAGCGGTACAGGACTTGATTTCTCGGCTGAAATGCTTAGTCAAGCCAGACAAAATAACCGCCATCACCCCCGACTAATTTATCTACAAGGTGATGTTGAAGCACTTCCCTTTGTTGATGGTCAGTTTGATGCCGTTTTTAATACTCTCAGCTTTATACACTATCCCAATCCAGAAAAAGTTTTTTCAGAGGTTAGTCGAGTTTTACAACCTGGTGGAAAGTTCTATTTAGTAGATCCGATTATTAAAATAAAAGCTGATACTCAGCAAGTACCATTTTCCCCAGGTGGGATTAAGTTTTACAGTCCAGAAATTCGGGAAAATTTTGGTAGACAAGCAGGACTTAGTTGTGAAGGGCATTACTATCTGCTGGGTTGGATTTTACTGACAATTTTTAGTTGTCCAAAATTAACACCATTAGGACTTACGCACTGA
- a CDS encoding PadR family transcriptional regulator translates to MLELATLGLLLQEPLHGYRLKQQLEIFMSGCISANYGSIYPLLKRLEEGGEIATLGEEEGEAGSNRKIYTITDQGRDRWREKMLAHPQESWVNSRSRFLIKFVFFKYLQPAERIKVLEHRLMVSKLRLETPEPEIIPTDTYKKSAWKYAMQVLQGEINWINEQLTKEKANISSDELAVTNLKN, encoded by the coding sequence ATGTTAGAACTTGCTACATTAGGCTTACTGCTACAGGAACCTTTACACGGCTATCGCTTGAAGCAGCAGCTAGAAATATTTATGAGTGGCTGTATCAGCGCCAACTATGGCTCAATTTACCCTTTATTAAAGCGGTTAGAAGAAGGCGGTGAAATTGCGACGCTAGGAGAGGAGGAAGGGGAAGCTGGTTCAAATCGTAAGATTTATACTATTACCGATCAGGGGCGCGATCGCTGGCGAGAAAAAATGCTCGCTCATCCCCAAGAAAGTTGGGTAAACAGCCGTTCTCGCTTCTTAATTAAGTTTGTCTTTTTTAAGTATTTACAGCCAGCAGAACGTATCAAGGTGCTGGAACATCGTTTAATGGTTTCTAAGCTGCGTTTAGAAACTCCTGAACCGGAAATTATTCCCACAGATACATATAAAAAGTCAGCATGGAAATATGCCATGCAAGTACTACAAGGTGAAATTAATTGGATTAACGAACAACTTACAAAGGAAAAAGCAAATATTAGCAGTGACGAGTTAGCAGTTACTAATTTGAAAAATTAA
- a CDS encoding GAF domain-containing protein: MIHQAIKAILDKISEGNSDPDAMFSELMPAVAEALKCDRTFLYLRYPDTRMGKVPFCWCRSADIPTVLDVDWKEEPSSLPDEDPMFAAALRTAPSIFVEDVQTATPDVLNKDFEQKNFGHRALIHAHICHDGQLWGVLQPSMFGKPRVWTDEERSLIATIVEKITPLAVSYVKEAMSG, encoded by the coding sequence ATGATACACCAAGCGATTAAAGCGATTTTAGATAAAATTTCTGAAGGTAATAGCGATCCAGATGCTATGTTTTCCGAATTAATGCCTGCTGTGGCTGAGGCATTAAAATGCGATCGCACTTTCCTTTATTTACGTTATCCTGACACACGCATGGGTAAAGTGCCTTTCTGCTGGTGCCGCAGTGCTGATATTCCGACTGTACTTGATGTTGATTGGAAAGAAGAACCCTCATCTTTACCTGATGAAGATCCTATGTTTGCGGCTGCTTTGCGTACTGCACCATCTATATTTGTTGAAGATGTGCAAACAGCTACTCCAGATGTACTAAATAAAGATTTTGAGCAGAAAAATTTTGGACACAGAGCATTAATTCACGCTCATATCTGCCACGATGGTCAACTATGGGGAGTTCTGCAACCATCTATGTTTGGCAAACCGAGAGTGTGGACTGATGAGGAACGCTCTTTGATTGCCACAATTGTCGAAAAAATTACACCCCTCGCTGTTTCTTATGTTAAAGAAGCAATGAGCGGTTAG
- a CDS encoding SRPBCC family protein, whose amino-acid sequence MEIQGKQPNEQNQGDAERWASLIGGGALVLTGLRQGSLRGALMAIAGGGLVYHGATAQKSVTEQAGMNQNMKVEKTVTINKSAAELYHFWHNFENLPNFMKHLKSVKVFNETRSHWIANAPLGASVEWDADIIRDEENKLIAWASVEGADVDNSGFVRFTPAPGGRGTEVKVVIEYSLPGGVVAATIAKLFGEEPEQQAGDDLRRFKQLMEAGELATTEGQPSGRSK is encoded by the coding sequence ATGGAAATTCAGGGAAAACAACCGAATGAACAAAATCAGGGTGATGCTGAACGCTGGGCATCACTGATCGGGGGTGGCGCACTTGTACTTACTGGTTTAAGACAAGGCTCTTTGAGGGGTGCGCTGATGGCGATCGCCGGAGGTGGTTTAGTTTATCACGGTGCAACTGCCCAAAAAAGTGTAACAGAGCAAGCAGGAATGAATCAAAATATGAAAGTTGAAAAGACAGTAACAATTAATAAATCAGCAGCAGAATTATATCATTTTTGGCATAATTTTGAAAATTTGCCAAACTTTATGAAGCATCTTAAATCCGTGAAGGTATTTAATGAAACGCGATCGCACTGGATAGCTAATGCACCACTGGGAGCAAGTGTCGAGTGGGATGCAGATATTATTCGCGATGAAGAAAACAAATTAATTGCTTGGGCTTCAGTTGAAGGTGCAGATGTTGATAACTCTGGCTTTGTACGCTTTACACCTGCCCCTGGTGGACGTGGTACGGAAGTAAAAGTTGTGATCGAATACAGCCTCCCAGGAGGCGTTGTTGCAGCTACTATTGCTAAACTTTTTGGCGAAGAACCTGAACAGCAAGCGGGAGATGATTTGCGTCGCTTTAAGCAATTAATGGAAGCGGGTGAACTTGCCACTACAGAAGGTCAACCTTCTGGCAGAAGTAAGTAA
- a CDS encoding zinc-dependent alcohol dehydrogenase, translating to MKALCWHGSNDVRVDTVPDPKILNPRDAIIKITSTAICGSDLHIYNGFIPSMQSGDILGHEFMGEVVEIGSGVKNVKKGDRVVVPFTIACGNCYFCQQDLWSLCDNSNPNAWMIEPMYGHSPSGLFGYSHLFGGYAGGQAEYARVPFADVGLLKIPDGLTDDQVLFLTDIFPTGYMAAENCNIKPGDVVAVWGCGPVGQFAIKSAYMLGAERVIAIDRVPERLQMAKEQCNAEVINYEEVDAGEAVKEMTGGRGPDSVIDAVGLEAHGTGADSLYDQVKQAVRLETDRPTALRQLIVACRKGGHVSVAGVYGGFLDKIPMGAAFNKGLTFKMGQTHVHKYLRPLLERVQNGEIDPSFVITHKLPLDQAPHGYKIFRDKKENCIKVVLKP from the coding sequence ATGAAAGCACTTTGTTGGCATGGATCAAATGATGTTCGGGTGGATACAGTACCCGACCCCAAAATCCTTAATCCCCGTGATGCCATTATTAAAATTACCTCGACGGCGATTTGTGGCTCAGATTTGCATATTTATAACGGCTTCATTCCTAGTATGCAGTCGGGTGACATTCTTGGTCACGAATTTATGGGGGAAGTGGTCGAAATTGGTAGTGGAGTTAAGAATGTCAAAAAAGGCGATCGCGTCGTTGTTCCTTTCACTATCGCCTGTGGGAATTGTTACTTCTGCCAACAAGATTTATGGTCACTGTGCGATAACTCTAACCCCAACGCTTGGATGATTGAACCGATGTACGGTCATTCACCATCGGGATTATTTGGCTATTCCCACTTATTCGGCGGTTACGCAGGTGGTCAAGCAGAGTATGCGCGAGTACCATTTGCTGATGTCGGTTTACTAAAAATTCCTGATGGATTAACCGACGATCAAGTTCTATTTCTGACAGATATTTTCCCAACTGGATATATGGCAGCCGAAAACTGCAATATTAAACCAGGAGACGTAGTAGCAGTTTGGGGTTGTGGCCCAGTTGGACAGTTTGCGATTAAAAGTGCATATATGTTAGGCGCAGAAAGGGTAATCGCTATTGACCGCGTTCCTGAACGTTTGCAGATGGCGAAGGAGCAATGCAACGCAGAAGTAATTAACTATGAAGAAGTTGATGCTGGTGAAGCTGTTAAAGAAATGACTGGAGGACGTGGCCCAGATTCAGTTATTGATGCTGTAGGACTCGAAGCACACGGAACAGGGGCGGATTCACTCTACGACCAAGTGAAGCAAGCAGTTCGTTTAGAAACAGACCGACCAACCGCACTTAGACAACTTATTGTCGCTTGTCGCAAAGGCGGTCATGTATCTGTAGCAGGTGTTTACGGTGGCTTCCTCGACAAAATTCCAATGGGTGCAGCATTTAATAAAGGTTTAACCTTCAAAATGGGACAAACCCACGTTCATAAATATTTGCGCCCGTTATTGGAACGAGTCCAAAATGGTGAAATTGATCCCTCGTTTGTGATCACTCATAAGCTACCTTTAGACCAAGCACCGCACGGTTACAAGATTTTTAGGGATAAAAAAGAGAACTGCATCAAAGTTGTACTCAAACCGTAA